In Spinacia oleracea cultivar Varoflay chromosome 5, BTI_SOV_V1, whole genome shotgun sequence, a single window of DNA contains:
- the LOC130460940 gene encoding uncharacterized protein isoform X2, producing the protein MISEIPNSLIGSPNLEVQFTSDLLKIWLLQLPVSYKAVVHTFTITCTMVEPTLNEQLAYHSLQLVMIMMPQLMNMVFGVVFSCTGAASCCCRVWVVLLMCAGCSAGSPGACCSQVYRECGVRLLLCVILCCVPFYCICCVWLLGSGLYSSNFFCCFI; encoded by the exons ATGATTTCGGAGATACCTAATTCTCTCATAG GTTCTCCGAATTTGGAGGTCCAGTTCACGAGCGACCTGTTGAAGATTTGGCTTTTGCAGTTGCCCGTTTCATACAAAGCGGTGGTTCATACATTTACTATTACATG TACCATGGTGGAACCAACTTTAAACGAACAGCTGGCGTACCATTCGTTACAACTAGTTATGATTATGATGCCCCAATTGATGAATATG GTGTTTGGTGTTGTTTTCAGCTGCACAGGTGCTGCTTCTTGCTGTTGCAGGGTGTGGGTTGTGCTCCTGATGTGTGCAGGCTGTTCTGCAGGGAGTCCAGGTGCGTGCTGCAGTCAGGTCTACAGGGAGTGTGGTGTTCGATTGCTGCTGTGTGTAATCTTATGTTGCGTACCCTTTTATTGCATTTGTTGTGTTTGGTTGTTAGGGAGTGGTCTGTACTCCTCTAACTTTTTCTGCTGTTTCATTTAG
- the LOC130460940 gene encoding beta-galactosidase 15-like isoform X1 encodes MSLSATLKKNLCSLIIYRFSEFGGPVHERPVEDLAFAVARFIQSGGSYIYYYMYHGGTNFKRTAGVPFVTTSYDYDAPIDEYGVWCCFQLHRCCFLLLQGVGCAPDVCRLFCRESRCVLQSGLQGVWCSIAAVCNLMLRTLLLHLLCLVVREWSVLL; translated from the exons ATGAGTCTGAGTGCTACATTGAAAAAAAATCTGTGTTCTTTGATAATTTACAG GTTCTCCGAATTTGGAGGTCCAGTTCACGAGCGACCTGTTGAAGATTTGGCTTTTGCAGTTGCCCGTTTCATACAAAGCGGTGGTTCATACATTTACTATTACATG TACCATGGTGGAACCAACTTTAAACGAACAGCTGGCGTACCATTCGTTACAACTAGTTATGATTATGATGCCCCAATTGATGAATATG GTGTTTGGTGTTGTTTTCAGCTGCACAGGTGCTGCTTCTTGCTGTTGCAGGGTGTGGGTTGTGCTCCTGATGTGTGCAGGCTGTTCTGCAGGGAGTCCAGGTGCGTGCTGCAGTCAGGTCTACAGGGAGTGTGGTGTTCGATTGCTGCTGTGTGTAATCTTATGTTGCGTACCCTTTTATTGCATTTGTTGTGTTTGGTTGTTAGGGAGTGGTCTGTACTCCTCTAA